The Leptospira paudalimensis region TATTTTTTTACACCCCATTCTTGGATTTTTTTGTTTTTTCCTTTTGATGGGAATTTTATTCCAAAGTTTATTTACGTTTGCAGAAATCCCAATGGATTTAATTGAAGTAGGAATTACTCAATTACAAGAATACATATCAATGTATCTAGCAGATGGACCATTTCGTTCCCTCCTCGTTGAAGGTATATTAGGTGGAGTTGGTAGCGTGGTTGTATTTGTCCCTCAAATTGCCCTTCTTTTTTTATTTATTGGAATCCTAGAAGAATCTGGTTATTTGGCTCGTGCTAGTTTTCTCATGGATAGACTTATGGGGAAATTTGGTTTATCGGGAAAATCATTTATCCCTCTACTCTCTTCGGCTGCTTGCGCTGTACCTGCCATCCTTGGAACAAGAACGATTGAGAACAAATCAGACCGATTAACAACTATTATGGTTTCGCCACTCATCATGTGCTCAGCCAGATACCCAGTTTATATTTTGATTGTAGGCACAGTATTTAGTTATCCGCCAATCTTCGGTATTTTCAATGTCCAAGGCTTTGTTTTATTTTCCATGTTCTTTCTAGGAATGACGGTTAGTTTTGCGTTTGCACTACTCTTTAGAAAAACTGTCTTCAAGGAAAATGCATCTTACTTTGTGATGGAACTTCCGAGGTATAACATTCCCTCATTCAAAAGTTTATTCTTCACTGTGTATGGTAAGGTAAAATCGTTTTTAGCAACAGCGGGCCAAATCATTCTTTATATTTCTGTCTTATTATGGTTTTTAAGCCATTTCCCAGCGGAATATAAAGAGAATGTTTGGAAAACTAGCCCCATTGAAACTTCCTATATCGGACGTGTGGGTAAGGTAATGGAACCTGCCATTGCACCCATGGGATTTGATTGGAAAATCGGAATTTCGATCCTCACTTCTTTTGCTGCAAGAGAGGTGATGGTATCCACCTTAGCCGTATTATACGGATCGGAAGAAGAAGGTGAAGAATCCGAATCCTTACGAGAAACCTTAAGATCTGATCGAAAGTCCGATGGTAGTTTGGTCTGGACACCCCTCACCGGAGTTTCCCTACTTCTCTTTTTTGCCTTTGCAAGCCAGTGTATGTCGACTCTTGCCGTCACCAAAAAGGAAACAGGAAGTTTGTTATGGCCTACTGTGCAGTTTTTGTATATGACCACACTTGCCATTACAAGTTCATTTCTGGTTTACCAATTAGGAAAAATTTTAGGATTTGTTTAATCTGCCGACAATGAAATCTAGAGGCACACTTTGGATTTTCATATCGGGAACAAAAGCATAACTAGAAACTCAAGTCCATATTTGGTTGCAGAAATTGGACTCAACCATAATGCCAATTTAGAAATTGGAAAACGTACGATCGAAAAGGCAAAAGAATCAGGTGCCCATGCGGTTAAGTTCCAAACCTATCGCACAGAAGAGTTCATAGATGCCAAAAACCCTGATGTAAAGTTTTTATTTGATATCTTCAAACAGTATGAATTGAATGAAACCTTTCATCGTGAATTCCAAAAAACAGCTTTGGATTTGGGACTCGATTTTTTTTCTACTCCCCTTTGTGATTCAGCTGTGGATCTATTATCAAGTCTCAATGTTCCTATTTATAAAATTGCATCAGGTGATATCGTCAACTTATCTCTGTTAAACAAAGTCATCAAAACAGGGAAACCTATCATTGTTTCCACTGGCGCTGCCTTACCAGAAGAAGTGATTCGTGCCATTTCTAAATTCCAAGATGAAAGGGTAGAAGTTTGTCTCTTACATTGTGTGTCCATGTACCCAACACCACTAGACAAAGTGAATTTACAATCCATTCCTTATTATTTGGACATAACAGATTTTGTTGTTGGATTTAGTGACCATTCCGATGGCACACTCGCTTCCTCTCTCGCAATTGGATTTGGTGCTGTTGTCATCGAAAAACATTTCACTTTAGACCGAAACTTGGAAGGGCCAGACCACACCATTTCGATGGATCCGATTTCCTTTCGCAAATTAGCAGATGATACCAAACAAAGTTATCTCATGCGAGGAGTGTATGGAAAAAACACACATCCAGAAGAAACAAGTGGATGGTTTTATGGTCGTAGGTCTTTGTACAAACAAAACCAATCAGTGGTGAGTTTACGACCTGCACTCCACACAAAAGACAATACTGTTTTAAATTCATGGGAATTGGAAAAGGTGGGAGATCCTTCTCTTTTACCAGAAGGACCCATCCGATTGGCACCTAAAAGAACTTAGGTGCTGAAAGTATTACATCTTTTGGATGATTTGTTCCAATAACGTTTTTAAGAATATTGGATTTGGTGTTCCACTTTCAATCTTACGATCGTTGATAAAAAGAGAAGGAGTGGATTGGATATTTAATTTTTCTGCTTCGTCTATTTCTGCATTCAATTGGTTTTGAGCTTCTTTGGAAGCCATACAGGTTTTTAATGAGGAAACATTGAGACCAATCAGGTTCGCTAAATTTACAACACTCGCACCTGAATGAGCCACACCCTTCTCTAAGTTATCATACAAACCACGATACATTGGTTCAAATTTTCCTTGTTTGTCTGCACAAATCGCAGCCATTGCAGCTACACAGGAAGTTGCCCCTGGTCTTGGTTGTTGCATGAGTCGGTTACAAGAACCATCTAAAGGAAAATTTTTATACACTACTTTTACCATTCCATCATACTCAGAAAGAACTGTGTGTAAAATATGGCTAGTATGAAGGCAATGTCCACAATTGTAATCAGCATACTTTACGATTGTGATGGGTGCATCTTTTTTCCCAATGAATGGTGAACCTTGTGTTTTGATTCCAAGTGTTGGCTCTAAGAAAAAAGCATCAATCTTAGTTTGGATTTCCTTAGAATCCATTCCACGAGATGTAGCTAGTGTATTCGATGATTCACTTTTCACCCACATTTTACTAGAAGCAAATCCTACTGAAAAACTAAAAAAGAAAACGAGTCCAAATGTAGTAATCCCTTCTTTTAAAGAAGATGTTATATCAAACTTTGGTTTCCCTTCTGTTTTCCATAACAGAAACAAAATTGATAATAGAGAGATGGTGACTAGGTATGTGACAAAACACAATTGGCAAATTGTGCCGATAATTCCCACAGAAATTCCAAAAAGAATTAGATCAAATATGAATCCTAAAACCAAAACTGGGAACAGTAGAGAAATTAGTTTTGTGACTTCATCAGAACTTGTACTTTTAGAAATGAGATAAAATGCATAAGTGATTAATCCATAAAACCCAAACCCAAGTAAGGCGATAGGAACGTTGCCTAAAAATGGAACTCCAGGGATGGCTGAATAGGAACTTTCAGCGACTTTTAAACAAGAATCTCCACCACCTAATGCAGAACAAGCGGCTCCAGCTACATTATCAGTCCCAATTCCAAAATACTCTACTGCTAGTAGGAACGAAAAAAGAAGTCCTAAAACTCCTACGACGAGACCACCGATTGCCAAATTTTTACGATTCATTTCTACTTTTCCCTCTTTTGATTTAGAATCCTGATACTTTCTTTTAGATCTAATTTTCCTTCATAAATGGCTTTACCTGTGATAGCTCCAAACAATTTTCCATTCGTTCTTTCAAATAAAGTTACCAAATCTTCAGTTTTAGAAACCCCACCAGAAGCAACCAATTGTAAATCAGGAAATTCATTGAGTAATTCAATGTACACATCTGTATTGGGCCCTTCCATCATTCCATCTTTGGATATGTCAGTGAAAATCACATGGCGGACTCCCATTCCATACATCGTCTTTAAAAAATCTTTATATAAAATTCCAGAATTGGTTTCCCAACCTTTCGTTCTCACATAACCATTCTTAGC contains the following coding sequences:
- the feoB gene encoding ferrous iron transport protein B; the protein is MKEKNIYLVGNPNCGKTTLFNQLTGLKQKTGNFSGVTVEKKEGFVSLPNLELKITDLPGTYGLGGIAEDKKIAYEILLKRKEDEVVIYVLDALNLERGLQFLLQIIDMGVPTLVVLTMKDVLEKKRIQFDLNSLKQSLGLEIVLVNAKSGEGISELKNLLSNDNSFRKQKRLWEWEPKEESLFTKLKKQLNINTNEAEFFLSQALKYLNGDTHLQDNRYLNQFPNSTKQILSEELQSNKYQFGYQEEMIHRSILIKKIISETILSPIAKNGGWGERLDSIFLHPILGFFCFFLLMGILFQSLFTFAEIPMDLIEVGITQLQEYISMYLADGPFRSLLVEGILGGVGSVVVFVPQIALLFLFIGILEESGYLARASFLMDRLMGKFGLSGKSFIPLLSSAACAVPAILGTRTIENKSDRLTTIMVSPLIMCSARYPVYILIVGTVFSYPPIFGIFNVQGFVLFSMFFLGMTVSFAFALLFRKTVFKENASYFVMELPRYNIPSFKSLFFTVYGKVKSFLATAGQIILYISVLLWFLSHFPAEYKENVWKTSPIETSYIGRVGKVMEPAIAPMGFDWKIGISILTSFAAREVMVSTLAVLYGSEEEGEESESLRETLRSDRKSDGSLVWTPLTGVSLLLFFAFASQCMSTLAVTKKETGSLLWPTVQFLYMTTLAITSSFLVYQLGKILGFV
- a CDS encoding vitamin K epoxide reductase/DsbA family protein yields the protein MNRKNLAIGGLVVGVLGLLFSFLLAVEYFGIGTDNVAGAACSALGGGDSCLKVAESSYSAIPGVPFLGNVPIALLGFGFYGLITYAFYLISKSTSSDEVTKLISLLFPVLVLGFIFDLILFGISVGIIGTICQLCFVTYLVTISLLSILFLLWKTEGKPKFDITSSLKEGITTFGLVFFFSFSVGFASSKMWVKSESSNTLATSRGMDSKEIQTKIDAFFLEPTLGIKTQGSPFIGKKDAPITIVKYADYNCGHCLHTSHILHTVLSEYDGMVKVVYKNFPLDGSCNRLMQQPRPGATSCVAAMAAICADKQGKFEPMYRGLYDNLEKGVAHSGASVVNLANLIGLNVSSLKTCMASKEAQNQLNAEIDEAEKLNIQSTPSLFINDRKIESGTPNPIFLKTLLEQIIQKM
- a CDS encoding N-acetylneuraminate synthase family protein, whose translation is MDFHIGNKSITRNSSPYLVAEIGLNHNANLEIGKRTIEKAKESGAHAVKFQTYRTEEFIDAKNPDVKFLFDIFKQYELNETFHREFQKTALDLGLDFFSTPLCDSAVDLLSSLNVPIYKIASGDIVNLSLLNKVIKTGKPIIVSTGAALPEEVIRAISKFQDERVEVCLLHCVSMYPTPLDKVNLQSIPYYLDITDFVVGFSDHSDGTLASSLAIGFGAVVIEKHFTLDRNLEGPDHTISMDPISFRKLADDTKQSYLMRGVYGKNTHPEETSGWFYGRRSLYKQNQSVVSLRPALHTKDNTVLNSWELEKVGDPSLLPEGPIRLAPKRT